In the genome of Candoia aspera isolate rCanAsp1 chromosome 1, rCanAsp1.hap2, whole genome shotgun sequence, one region contains:
- the FKBP6 gene encoding inactive peptidyl-prolyl cis-trans isomerase FKBP6: protein MRRGGDRPWRYLDAGQLNGISLRAGEGSGAGDVGSHQRLGQRMQDITGDRGVLKEIIRDGSGETVPPDASVLVKFSGYLEHTDRPFDTNCFRKNPKLMKLGEDITLWGMEVGLLTMRKGELARFLFKPKYAFGTLGCPPLIPPSSTVLFEVELLDFLDSAESDRFFDLPPEQQDGFPLQKVLKVAETEREFGNYLFHQKHFMEARERYKRASSILNRVRAKEAEKDKVDAAKLLVFLNLSFVCLKLEHPGRALAYGKKALELDKKNAKALFRCGQACLNLAEYETARDFLVKAQKEQPFNQDINNELKKLASCYGDYMMKEKEMCCKMFAPLNSHSSRTDLEESGCAEERN, encoded by the exons ATGAGGCGAGGGGGCGACCGGCCCTGGCGCTACCTGGACGCAGGGCAGCTTAACGGGATCAGTCTGCGAGCAGGAGAAGGCAGCGGGGCGGGAGACGTCGGG TCTCACCAGCGGTTGGGTCAACGTATGCAGGATATTACTGGTGACAGAGGAGTGTTGAAAGAAATAATCCGAGATGGCTCCGGTGAGACGGTTCCTCCTGATGCATCAGTATTAG TGAAATTTTCAGGGTATTTAGAACATACAGACAGACCCTTTGACACAAATTGCTTCAGGAAGAACCCCAAACTCATGAAACTTGGTGAAG ATATTACTCTGTGGGGTATGGAAGTTGGATTACTGACAATGAGAAAAGGAGAGTTGGCAAGATTTCTCTTCAAGCCAAAATACGCTTTTGGAACTTTGGGTTGCCCTCCTTTGATTCCCCCTAGTTCCACAGTGTTGTTTGAAGTTGAGCTTCTGGACTTTCTGGACTCAGCAGAATCAGACAGGTTCTTTGATCTGCCTCCT GAACAACAGGATGGATTTCCACTGCAGAAAGTACTAAAGGTagcagaaacagaacgtgagttTGGCAATTACCTCTTCCATCAGAAACACTTCATGGAAGCCAGGGAGAGGTACAAGCGG GCTTCTTCAATACTCAATCGTGTGCGGGCCAAGGAAGCTGAAAAAGACAAAGTTGATGCTGCCAAGCTTCTGGTCTTCCTGAACTTATCATTTGTTTGCTTGAAGTTGGAACATCCAGGTCGAGCCCTTGCCTATGGCAAAAAAGCCTTAGAGTTAGATAAGAAGAACGCTAAAGCCCTCTTCAGATGTGGCCAG GCATGCCTCAACCTGGCAGAGTATGAGACAGCCCGAGATTTCTTGGTCAAGGCTCAGAAAGAGCAGCCCTTCAACCAAGATATTAACAATGAATTGAAAAAGCTGGCCAG CTGTTACGGAGATTACATGATGAAAGAAAAGGAGATGTGCTGTAAGATGTTTGCCCCACTTAATTCTCATTCATCAAGAACAGACCTGGAAG AATCTGGCTGTGCAGAAGAAAGGAACTGA